A genomic segment from Polyangium mundeleinium encodes:
- a CDS encoding monooxygenase gives MRMLLPLVAISLAIVGCSSSGNVDLGAGAAGPGGAGGSGGSGGGGTGGGGGSGGSGGGTTSYTVTFDPVKVAPGTEHTQCVVKRLGNDVLERIHEIRNVLPTGSHHLIVYRTNDTVEQLEPFDCQPFADTLDPSKGAPVMITQKHEDTLTLPDGVAFTMQPNQMVRLEMHYLNASLSEIDVSATSTFYTMKEADFKDEADFLFIGNPDINIAPHTKATLGPTFLPLPADLVGSKFFGITGHTHQWGKDVTVSWAPSKNGADTTVYDVDGWLWSEPPTVVHDPPFQVPEGGGFRFTCSWDNQSSQQVGFGESANDEMCFFWAYYYPSKGSRVCAHTDQVGGGMDICCPGNQLCGLLF, from the coding sequence ATGAGAATGCTTCTTCCCCTCGTCGCAATTTCTTTGGCAATCGTTGGTTGCTCCAGCTCCGGGAACGTCGACCTCGGGGCGGGTGCTGCTGGGCCCGGCGGGGCGGGCGGGAGCGGGGGGAGCGGTGGCGGCGGCACCGGGGGCGGCGGCGGCAGCGGCGGCAGCGGCGGCGGGACGACGTCGTATACCGTGACGTTCGACCCCGTGAAGGTGGCGCCGGGGACCGAGCACACGCAATGCGTGGTGAAGCGGCTCGGCAACGACGTGCTCGAGCGCATCCACGAGATTCGCAACGTGCTGCCGACGGGCTCGCATCACCTCATCGTGTACCGGACGAACGACACGGTGGAGCAGCTCGAGCCGTTCGATTGCCAGCCCTTCGCCGACACGCTGGACCCGTCGAAGGGCGCGCCGGTGATGATCACGCAAAAACACGAGGACACGCTGACCCTGCCGGACGGGGTGGCGTTCACGATGCAGCCGAACCAGATGGTGCGGCTCGAAATGCATTACCTCAATGCGTCGCTGTCCGAGATCGACGTGTCGGCGACATCGACGTTCTACACGATGAAGGAAGCCGACTTCAAGGACGAGGCCGATTTCCTCTTCATCGGCAACCCCGACATCAACATCGCGCCGCATACGAAGGCGACGCTCGGGCCGACGTTCCTGCCGCTGCCCGCGGACCTCGTGGGCTCGAAGTTCTTCGGAATCACCGGGCACACGCACCAATGGGGCAAGGACGTGACCGTGTCGTGGGCGCCGTCGAAGAACGGGGCGGATACCACGGTGTACGACGTCGATGGATGGCTCTGGAGCGAGCCGCCGACCGTGGTTCACGATCCGCCGTTCCAGGTGCCCGAAGGCGGGGGCTTCCGGTTCACGTGCTCCTGGGACAACCAGAGCAGCCAGCAGGTGGGCTTCGGGGAGTCGGCGAACGACGAGATGTGCTTCTTCTGGGCCTACTACTACCCGAGCAAGGGGTCGCGCGTCTGCGCGCACACGGACCAGGTCGGGGGCGGCATGGACATCTGCTGCCCGGGCAATCAGCTCTGCGGATTGCTCTTCTGA
- a CDS encoding M2 family metallopeptidase, which translates to MKQRPYASLALACPLALAATVFACSSAPPPPTPTTASAVATTTPGQTQAAAGEKPATVEEAQGFAIRVNDDLKKLWTASARAAWVNKTYITDDTTAISAAAEEANMEYLGTAITGATRFDGLTLPEPVARQLKLIKLSTTLPAPADAKKRAELAQIAVSMEADYGKGKYCPARLGGKCQNLDELSNIMAKSRKYDELLDAWTGWHSIAPPLRERYTRYVELGNEGARSIGFSDVGALWRSGYDMTPEAFEADTERLWNQVKPLYDELHCLVRSKLRKVYGKDKIGDKAPIPAHLLGNMWAQDWSNLYDLVTPYPKEASIDVTKALVDKKVDPIEMVKMGERFFTSLGLDSLPKTFWERSMFVRPRDREVVCHASAWDVTYGGDIRIKMCIEPKEEDFITIHHELGHNYYYAYYYTLPVLFQSGANDGFHEGIGDTIALSVTPGYLKTIGLLKDAPQNPKAETNFLMKQALAKIAFLPFGKLIDQWRWDVFAGKTPTGKYNEAWWNLRQKYQGVAAPVPRSEKDFDPGAKFHVPGGTPYTRYFLAHIYQFQFHRALCKAAGHTGPLHTCSIYGNKAAGDKLKAMLAMGASKPWPEAMKAISGETQGDASAILEYFEPLRKFIREESKGETCGW; encoded by the coding sequence ATGAAACAACGCCCCTACGCCTCCCTCGCCCTCGCCTGCCCCCTCGCGCTCGCCGCGACTGTCTTCGCGTGTAGCTCTGCGCCGCCGCCGCCCACGCCGACCACGGCGTCGGCGGTGGCCACGACCACGCCGGGGCAAACCCAGGCGGCCGCGGGCGAAAAGCCGGCGACGGTCGAGGAGGCGCAGGGGTTCGCGATCCGTGTCAACGACGACCTCAAGAAACTCTGGACCGCCTCGGCGCGCGCGGCCTGGGTCAACAAGACGTACATCACGGACGATACGACGGCGATCTCGGCGGCGGCCGAGGAAGCCAACATGGAATACCTCGGCACGGCGATCACGGGCGCGACGCGCTTCGACGGCCTGACGCTGCCCGAGCCTGTGGCGCGCCAGCTCAAGCTCATCAAGCTCTCGACCACCCTGCCCGCCCCTGCGGATGCGAAGAAGCGCGCCGAGCTCGCGCAGATCGCCGTCTCGATGGAGGCCGATTACGGCAAGGGCAAGTATTGCCCCGCGCGGCTCGGCGGCAAATGCCAGAACCTCGACGAGCTCTCCAACATCATGGCGAAGAGCCGCAAGTACGACGAGCTGCTCGACGCCTGGACGGGCTGGCATTCGATCGCGCCTCCGCTTCGCGAGCGGTACACGCGGTACGTCGAGCTCGGCAACGAGGGCGCGCGCTCGATTGGCTTCTCGGACGTGGGCGCGCTCTGGCGCTCCGGCTACGACATGACGCCCGAGGCCTTCGAGGCCGACACCGAGCGCCTCTGGAACCAGGTCAAACCCCTCTACGACGAGCTGCATTGCCTCGTCCGCTCGAAGCTCCGCAAGGTCTATGGCAAGGACAAGATCGGCGACAAGGCCCCGATCCCGGCGCACCTGCTCGGCAACATGTGGGCGCAGGACTGGTCGAACCTCTACGACCTCGTCACGCCGTACCCGAAGGAGGCCTCGATCGACGTCACGAAGGCGCTCGTCGACAAGAAGGTCGACCCCATTGAAATGGTCAAGATGGGCGAGCGGTTCTTCACCTCGCTCGGCCTCGATTCCTTGCCGAAGACGTTCTGGGAGCGCTCCATGTTCGTCCGCCCGCGCGACCGCGAGGTCGTCTGCCACGCGAGCGCCTGGGACGTCACCTACGGCGGCGACATTCGCATCAAGATGTGCATCGAGCCCAAGGAGGAGGATTTCATCACCATCCACCACGAGCTCGGGCACAACTACTACTACGCCTACTACTACACCCTTCCGGTCCTCTTCCAATCGGGCGCCAACGACGGCTTCCACGAGGGCATTGGCGACACGATCGCGCTCAGCGTGACGCCGGGGTATCTGAAGACGATCGGCCTGCTCAAGGACGCGCCGCAGAACCCGAAGGCCGAGACGAACTTCCTCATGAAGCAGGCGCTCGCGAAGATCGCGTTCCTCCCGTTCGGCAAGCTCATCGATCAATGGCGCTGGGACGTCTTCGCGGGCAAGACGCCGACGGGCAAGTACAACGAGGCCTGGTGGAACCTGCGCCAGAAATACCAGGGCGTCGCGGCGCCGGTCCCGCGCAGCGAAAAGGATTTCGATCCCGGCGCGAAGTTCCACGTCCCCGGCGGCACGCCGTACACGCGGTACTTCCTGGCGCACATCTACCAGTTCCAGTTCCACCGCGCGCTCTGCAAGGCGGCTGGCCACACGGGCCCGCTCCACACCTGCTCGATTTACGGCAACAAGGCGGCGGGCGACAAACTGAAGGCGATGCTGGCGATGGGCGCGAGCAAGCCCTGGCCGGAGGCGATGAAGGCGATCTCGGGCGAGACGCAGGGCGACGCGAGCGCGATCCTCGAATACTTCGAGCCCCTGCGGAAGTTCATCCGCGAGGAGAGCAAGGGCGAGACCTGCGGCTGGTGA
- a CDS encoding HAD family hydrolase, whose product MHPTILLFDIDGTLIDTGGAGRRSMDRAFEGVTGRADACAHFSFDGMTDRAIVRRGLDAVGASVDDAAIDRVLVAYLEALVAEVAASTGYITHPGIDRVLDRAAEQPHIALGLGTGNVRDGARIKLDRASLFDRFSFGGFGCDHEDRAALLDAGARRGAERLGKGRDDCRVVIIGDTPKDIAAARAIGAESLAVATGRFVPEALREAGATFVCDNLLSPGAFAILFPDA is encoded by the coding sequence GTGCATCCCACCATCCTCCTCTTCGACATCGACGGCACCCTCATCGACACGGGCGGCGCGGGCCGTCGCTCCATGGACCGCGCCTTCGAGGGTGTCACCGGCCGGGCCGATGCGTGCGCGCACTTCTCCTTCGACGGCATGACCGACCGCGCCATCGTCCGCCGCGGCCTCGACGCCGTCGGCGCGAGCGTCGACGACGCGGCGATCGATCGTGTCCTCGTTGCCTACCTCGAGGCCCTCGTCGCCGAGGTCGCCGCCTCCACCGGGTACATCACCCACCCCGGCATCGACCGCGTCCTCGATCGCGCCGCCGAACAGCCCCACATCGCGCTCGGCCTCGGCACCGGCAATGTTCGGGACGGCGCCCGGATCAAGCTCGACCGCGCGAGCCTCTTCGATCGTTTCTCCTTTGGCGGTTTCGGCTGCGACCACGAGGACCGCGCGGCCTTGCTCGACGCGGGCGCCCGGCGCGGCGCCGAGCGGCTCGGCAAGGGCCGGGACGATTGCCGCGTCGTCATCATCGGCGACACACCCAAGGACATCGCGGCGGCCCGCGCCATCGGCGCCGAGTCGCTCGCCGTCGCGACGGGCAGGTTCGTCCCGGAAGCACTCCGCGAGGCCGGCGCCACGTTCGTCTGCGACAATCTTCTTTCGCCGGGTGCCTTCGCAATACTCTTCCCGGACGCCTAG
- a CDS encoding VOC family protein → MSDVEKGPFAGRIQGIDHLTLPVGDLAVAERFYVGLLGAKVLMRVTPELLASLGRSGDVARSIHITVELGSARIDLFPQGHGWPSPTQDHPHIAFAVAPEDIVPMKQALEANGVATEGPRRLGPPGHASLYFYDPFGNHLELTCRGFTGDLPIGAPDLHELARRAGRA, encoded by the coding sequence ATGAGCGATGTAGAAAAGGGCCCCTTCGCGGGCCGCATCCAGGGAATCGATCACCTCACGTTGCCCGTCGGGGATCTCGCCGTCGCCGAGCGTTTTTACGTCGGCCTCCTCGGCGCGAAGGTCCTCATGCGCGTCACGCCCGAGCTCCTCGCCTCGCTTGGCCGCAGCGGCGACGTCGCGCGCAGCATCCACATCACGGTCGAGCTCGGCTCCGCCCGCATCGACCTCTTCCCGCAAGGACACGGATGGCCCTCGCCCACGCAGGACCACCCGCACATCGCGTTCGCCGTCGCGCCCGAGGACATCGTCCCGATGAAGCAGGCCCTCGAAGCAAACGGCGTCGCCACCGAGGGACCACGCCGGCTCGGCCCGCCCGGACACGCGTCCCTTTATTTCTACGACCCCTTCGGCAACCACCTCGAGCTCACCTGCAGGGGCTTCACGGGCGACCTCCCGATCGGCGCCCCCGACCTGCACGAGCTCGCGCGGCGCGCCGGCCGCGCCTGA
- a CDS encoding TolB family protein: MRRRFAFLGFVSTLGVAMFAYGCGATGGNSSGGDGGDAGNSDTGGNTQGGTGGDGGCLFNCGMGGNGGTPNGQQLIIAPLNPTLNVIDLNKPTQVFTVKTLDGQDVTNQVSWVYERPDIGDVTSATFVPTGNVGGTGVLTAKLNMAEASTNVTVNVKKTVNTAGLPPAQMAAFDTPIGPDPGVQIVYPYHDTVFPLGVLAPELQWNGVGGPEIYRLKITEKHMEYVTYFQTGAPARFLMDQKDWENIGASGTGSQSDPVMVQLSRLAPGGGAYAPTSQVWHVAQGRVRGAVYYWELPGVCGGGENGRILKIKPDSATPEEFFNPGGCYGCHSVSRNGQTMMATLDSNLPFPQFTIDLAQVPAQYGAIQPNSGLGGTFSAFNQTGDKILVSNDAASNPSNSILRIVSAAGGAVLNPNAMGNGCGEPAWSPDGNKVAAICGLGGGGWVFDATSGYLATGDVAADGISVSNVHPIVQQAGGQGRPAYPSFTSDSQYIAFGRPTLGSRSTGNGDLWLVKNDGSELKKLAIAGSDNKSFNPVFAPQRAGGYYWLVFISRRDYGNTMVSTNRQQLWMTAIDDPPTAGDPSHPPFYMRGQESCGLSENAYMAQEPCKAQGQGCVTGADCCGGQCVKDPASGAYVCGEPPPPGSCSETGNACTTKADCCNPVDECIDGFCAQKPPK, encoded by the coding sequence ATGCGCAGACGCTTCGCATTTCTTGGTTTCGTGAGCACGCTCGGCGTGGCGATGTTCGCCTACGGTTGCGGCGCCACCGGCGGAAACAGCTCGGGCGGCGACGGTGGCGACGCCGGCAATTCGGACACCGGCGGCAACACGCAAGGCGGAACGGGCGGCGACGGCGGCTGCCTGTTCAACTGCGGCATGGGTGGCAATGGGGGCACGCCGAACGGCCAGCAGCTCATCATCGCGCCCCTGAATCCCACGCTCAACGTCATCGACCTCAACAAGCCGACGCAGGTCTTCACGGTGAAGACCCTCGACGGCCAGGATGTGACGAACCAGGTCTCGTGGGTCTACGAGCGGCCGGACATCGGCGACGTCACCAGCGCGACCTTCGTGCCGACCGGCAACGTCGGCGGCACCGGCGTCCTCACGGCGAAGCTCAACATGGCCGAGGCGAGCACCAACGTCACGGTCAACGTCAAGAAGACCGTCAACACGGCAGGCCTCCCGCCTGCGCAGATGGCGGCCTTCGACACCCCCATCGGCCCCGATCCGGGCGTGCAGATCGTCTACCCGTACCACGACACCGTCTTCCCGCTCGGCGTCCTCGCGCCCGAGCTCCAGTGGAACGGCGTCGGCGGCCCCGAGATCTACCGCCTCAAGATCACCGAGAAGCACATGGAGTACGTGACGTACTTCCAGACGGGCGCGCCGGCTCGGTTTCTGATGGACCAGAAGGACTGGGAGAACATCGGCGCCTCCGGCACCGGCTCGCAGAGCGACCCGGTCATGGTCCAGCTCTCGCGCCTCGCGCCCGGCGGCGGCGCGTATGCGCCCACGAGCCAGGTCTGGCACGTCGCGCAGGGCCGCGTCCGCGGCGCCGTGTACTACTGGGAGCTGCCCGGCGTCTGCGGCGGCGGTGAGAACGGCCGCATCCTCAAGATCAAGCCCGACTCCGCCACGCCCGAGGAGTTCTTCAATCCCGGCGGCTGTTATGGCTGCCACTCCGTCAGCCGCAACGGCCAGACCATGATGGCCACGCTCGACAGCAACCTGCCCTTCCCGCAGTTCACGATCGATCTGGCGCAGGTCCCGGCGCAGTACGGCGCGATCCAGCCGAACTCCGGCCTCGGCGGCACCTTCAGCGCCTTCAACCAGACGGGCGACAAGATCCTCGTCAGCAACGACGCGGCCTCGAACCCGAGCAACTCCATCCTGCGCATCGTCAGCGCCGCGGGCGGCGCCGTCCTCAACCCCAACGCCATGGGCAACGGCTGCGGCGAGCCCGCGTGGTCGCCCGACGGGAACAAGGTCGCGGCCATCTGCGGCCTCGGCGGCGGCGGCTGGGTCTTCGACGCCACGAGCGGCTACCTCGCCACCGGCGACGTCGCGGCGGACGGCATCTCGGTCAGCAACGTCCATCCCATCGTCCAGCAGGCCGGCGGCCAGGGCCGCCCGGCGTACCCGAGCTTCACCTCCGACAGCCAGTACATCGCGTTCGGCCGCCCCACGCTCGGCTCGCGCTCGACGGGCAACGGCGACCTCTGGCTCGTCAAGAACGACGGCAGCGAGCTGAAGAAGCTCGCCATCGCCGGCAGCGACAACAAGAGCTTCAACCCCGTCTTCGCGCCCCAGCGCGCCGGCGGGTACTACTGGCTCGTCTTCATCTCGCGCCGCGACTACGGCAACACCATGGTCAGCACGAACCGCCAGCAGCTCTGGATGACGGCGATCGACGACCCGCCGACGGCCGGGGATCCCTCGCACCCGCCCTTCTACATGCGGGGCCAGGAGAGCTGCGGCCTCTCCGAGAACGCGTACATGGCGCAGGAGCCCTGCAAGGCGCAGGGCCAGGGCTGCGTCACGGGCGCCGATTGCTGCGGCGGCCAGTGCGTCAAGGACCCGGCGAGCGGCGCGTACGTCTGCGGCGAGCCCCCGCCTCCAGGCTCCTGCTCCGAGACCGGCAACGCCTGCACCACGAAGGCCGACTGCTGCAACCCGGTCGACGAGTGCATCGACGGCTTCTGCGCGCAAAAGCCGCCGAAGTGA
- a CDS encoding MYXO-CTERM sorting domain-containing protein — MVSALQNHPQPRRAALLRALFAALALAFVLFAPTDARAAGTVTLATREPEEVNGKWKLNFTINYGAKPDIAYIPMIFSFTPVVLYERSLTDQSPERPLLTRLPLKGQPSINESMDVGFSDASGKVFNITKFDFVIRRDKGFEAGEYDLKITRQTDGAQMGQTIKLILKGDNPIVDRRAMVFAGEKKKKPEEKKADAAGEKKEGEGEPAAAGGETPAEPAATGETPTEAPPAEPPKQGGCGCRVAGVPAPSSGASLAALLLGSAFVVRRRTARS; from the coding sequence ATGGTATCAGCCCTCCAAAACCACCCACAGCCGCGTCGCGCGGCCCTCCTCCGCGCGCTCTTCGCCGCCCTCGCGCTCGCGTTCGTGCTCTTCGCGCCGACCGACGCGCGCGCCGCGGGCACCGTCACCCTCGCCACGAGGGAGCCCGAGGAGGTCAACGGCAAGTGGAAGCTGAACTTCACCATCAACTACGGGGCGAAGCCGGACATCGCGTACATCCCGATGATCTTCAGCTTCACGCCCGTCGTGCTCTACGAGCGCTCGCTCACGGACCAATCGCCCGAGCGCCCCCTCCTCACGAGGCTCCCGCTGAAGGGCCAGCCGAGCATCAACGAGAGCATGGACGTCGGCTTCTCCGACGCGAGCGGCAAGGTCTTCAACATCACGAAGTTCGACTTCGTGATCCGTCGTGACAAGGGCTTCGAGGCCGGCGAATACGACCTCAAGATCACCCGCCAGACGGACGGCGCCCAGATGGGCCAGACCATCAAGCTGATCCTCAAGGGCGACAACCCCATCGTCGACCGCCGCGCCATGGTCTTCGCGGGCGAAAAGAAGAAGAAGCCCGAAGAGAAAAAGGCCGACGCCGCGGGCGAAAAGAAAGAGGGCGAGGGCGAGCCTGCCGCCGCCGGCGGCGAGACGCCTGCGGAGCCCGCCGCGACGGGCGAGACGCCCACCGAAGCGCCCCCCGCCGAGCCCCCCAAGCAAGGCGGCTGCGGATGCCGCGTCGCCGGCGTCCCCGCGCCCTCCTCCGGCGCGTCCCTCGCCGCCCTGCTCCTCGGCTCCGCCTTCGTTGTGCGCCGCAGGACCGCCCGTAGCTGA
- a CDS encoding RNA recognition motif domain-containing protein, whose protein sequence is MRSHESNMGNRLYVGNLSFSTTQATLESAFAAAGDVREVAMPTDRETGQPRGFAFVTMANAQAANNAIAQLNGLMLDGRPIKVNEAQERPPRGGGGGGGYGGGGGGGYGGGGGRRY, encoded by the coding sequence ATGAGAAGCCACGAAAGCAACATGGGCAATCGTCTTTACGTCGGAAATCTTTCTTTCAGCACCACCCAGGCCACCCTCGAGAGCGCCTTCGCCGCGGCCGGCGATGTTCGCGAGGTGGCGATGCCCACCGATCGCGAGACGGGCCAGCCGCGCGGCTTCGCGTTCGTCACCATGGCCAACGCGCAGGCGGCGAACAACGCGATCGCGCAGCTCAACGGGCTGATGCTCGACGGGCGCCCGATCAAGGTGAACGAGGCGCAGGAGCGTCCCCCGCGCGGCGGCGGCGGCGGCGGCGGCTACGGTGGTGGTGGCGGCGGCGGCTACGGCGGCGGCGGCGGTCGCCGCTACTGA
- a CDS encoding molecular chaperone DnaJ, with amino-acid sequence MAVDSCGICGGDGRITNSFGNETRCPGCHGTGRRSEDGGLRDVTKTKPSHYRATNKAAAPPKAQGPATSAGIALANEVQASAHVSNDTKAKLTREIADHEATHGKCTETFIKKVKKQLRPIAR; translated from the coding sequence ATGGCAGTCGACAGTTGCGGAATCTGCGGCGGCGACGGCCGTATCACGAACTCCTTCGGAAACGAGACACGATGCCCGGGCTGCCACGGGACCGGGCGAAGGTCCGAGGATGGCGGGCTGCGTGACGTGACGAAGACGAAGCCCTCGCATTACCGTGCGACGAACAAGGCCGCCGCCCCCCCGAAGGCCCAGGGGCCTGCGACGTCGGCGGGCATCGCCCTCGCGAACGAGGTGCAGGCGAGCGCGCACGTCTCGAATGACACGAAGGCCAAGTTGACGCGCGAGATTGCCGACCACGAGGCCACGCACGGCAAATGCACGGAGACCTTCATCAAGAAGGTCAAAAAGCAGCTTCGGCCGATCGCGCGTTGA
- the rnk gene encoding nucleoside diphosphate kinase regulator: MYPIAPSLVITTQDAERLRRVVELHLEGTTHAAAEALDRELARAKLVEPPAVPSDVVTMNSRVLYLDEVTQKRREVVITYPRDARVEEGRVSVLSPIGTALLGLSVGQGITWPMPTSGSRRLCVLAVPYQPEAAGDFQL; this comes from the coding sequence ATGTACCCAATCGCTCCGAGTCTCGTGATCACAACCCAGGATGCCGAGCGCCTTCGCCGGGTGGTCGAGCTGCACCTCGAAGGCACGACGCACGCGGCCGCAGAGGCGCTCGACAGGGAGCTCGCGCGCGCGAAGCTCGTCGAGCCGCCCGCCGTGCCGTCGGACGTGGTGACGATGAACAGCCGGGTGCTTTATCTGGACGAGGTGACGCAAAAACGCCGCGAGGTGGTGATCACGTATCCGCGGGACGCGCGCGTCGAGGAAGGGCGGGTGTCCGTGCTCTCGCCCATCGGAACGGCGCTGCTCGGGCTCTCCGTGGGCCAGGGCATCACGTGGCCGATGCCGACGTCCGGCTCCCGGCGGCTCTGCGTGCTCGCCGTGCCCTATCAGCCCGAGGCCGCGGGGGATTTCCAGCTCTGA
- a CDS encoding type 1 glutamine amidotransferase domain-containing protein — translation MANELTGMRVAILVENGFEQVELTEPRRALDAAGAQTAIVSPVSGQVRGWKFKQWGDSFGVDVPLADARPENFEALLLPGGVINPDKLRMNPAAVQLVRAFFDTGKPIASICHGPWMLVEADVVRGRQVTSWPSVRTDLVNAGASWVDREVVNDDQLVTSRKPDDIPAFNRVMIELFAKARTAAKAA, via the coding sequence ATGGCAAACGAGCTGACGGGGATGCGTGTGGCGATTCTCGTGGAGAATGGCTTCGAGCAGGTCGAGCTGACCGAGCCGCGGCGAGCGCTCGATGCGGCAGGCGCGCAGACGGCGATCGTGTCGCCCGTGAGCGGGCAGGTGCGCGGGTGGAAATTCAAGCAGTGGGGCGATTCCTTTGGCGTGGACGTGCCGCTCGCGGATGCCCGGCCGGAGAATTTTGAGGCATTGCTGCTGCCGGGCGGGGTGATCAACCCGGACAAGCTGCGGATGAACCCGGCGGCCGTTCAGCTCGTGCGCGCGTTCTTCGATACCGGAAAGCCCATCGCGTCCATTTGCCACGGGCCCTGGATGCTGGTGGAGGCGGACGTGGTGCGCGGTCGTCAGGTCACGTCGTGGCCGTCCGTGCGGACGGACCTCGTGAATGCGGGCGCGTCGTGGGTCGATCGGGAGGTGGTGAACGACGACCAGCTCGTGACGAGCCGCAAGCCGGACGATATCCCGGCCTTCAATCGGGTGATGATCGAGCTGTTCGCGAAGGCGCGGACCGCGGCCAAGGCGGCCTAG